The Chryseobacterium aureum genome contains a region encoding:
- a CDS encoding HAL/PAL/TAL family ammonia-lyase, with product MKINNFLELKDFQKIIIENEKIELDESLLSRVDKSFQFLKEFSKNKVIYGVNTGFGPMAQFKISDEDTHQLQYNLIRSHSSGIGNPLPAEEVKACMLARLNTLSLGNSGVHQSVVYLLQELINRDIIPLIFEHGGVGASGDLVQLAHLALVLIGEGEVFYKGERTSTKEVFETEGLEPIKVEIREGLALMNGTSVMSGIGIVNAYKANQLTDISLRLSCAINEIVQAYDDHLSEALNGTKKHYGQQKVAERMRAHLADSKLIRKREDHLYTHFEEQEKVFKEKVQEYYSLRCVPQILGPVLDTLEYTEKVLENEINSANDNPIINVEDQHVYHGGNFHGDYISLEMDKLKIVVTKLTMLAERQLNYLLNAKINEILPPFVNLGKLGFNFGMQGVQFTATSTTAESQMLSNPMYVHSIPNNNDNQDIVSMGTNAAVICRKVIENAFEVLAIEAITIIQAVEYLGFQDKVSSSTKKLYDDIRKIIPAFSDDMVMYPYLEEVKNYLKGM from the coding sequence ATGAAAATAAATAACTTTTTAGAACTGAAAGACTTTCAAAAAATTATCATTGAGAATGAAAAAATAGAACTGGATGAATCACTTTTATCAAGAGTGGATAAAAGTTTTCAGTTTTTAAAGGAGTTTTCAAAAAATAAAGTAATATATGGTGTGAACACCGGTTTTGGGCCCATGGCTCAGTTTAAAATCAGTGACGAAGATACCCACCAGCTTCAGTATAACCTTATCCGAAGCCATTCTTCAGGAATCGGAAATCCTTTACCGGCAGAAGAGGTTAAAGCATGTATGCTGGCAAGGCTGAATACCCTGTCACTAGGAAATTCAGGAGTGCACCAATCTGTTGTTTATCTTCTCCAGGAGCTGATCAACAGAGATATTATTCCGTTGATCTTTGAACATGGAGGAGTAGGAGCAAGCGGAGATCTTGTTCAGCTGGCCCACCTGGCTTTGGTGCTGATTGGAGAAGGAGAGGTATTTTATAAAGGAGAAAGAACATCTACCAAAGAAGTTTTCGAAACAGAAGGATTAGAACCGATCAAAGTAGAGATCCGCGAAGGTCTTGCGCTGATGAACGGAACTTCCGTGATGTCCGGAATTGGTATTGTGAACGCTTACAAAGCGAATCAGCTTACCGATATCTCCCTCAGACTTTCTTGTGCTATCAATGAGATCGTACAGGCTTACGATGATCATTTGTCAGAAGCGCTGAACGGAACGAAAAAGCATTATGGGCAGCAGAAAGTGGCAGAAAGAATGCGCGCTCATCTGGCAGACAGTAAACTGATCAGAAAAAGAGAAGATCACCTGTATACCCATTTCGAAGAGCAGGAAAAAGTATTCAAGGAAAAAGTTCAGGAATATTATTCATTAAGATGTGTTCCCCAGATTTTGGGTCCGGTATTGGATACCTTGGAATATACAGAGAAAGTTCTTGAAAATGAGATCAATTCAGCGAATGATAATCCCATTATCAATGTTGAAGATCAGCATGTGTATCATGGAGGAAACTTCCATGGCGACTATATCTCGCTGGAAATGGACAAGCTTAAAATTGTGGTAACCAAACTGACCATGCTTGCAGAAAGACAGTTAAACTACCTTCTGAATGCGAAAATCAATGAAATTTTGCCTCCTTTTGTGAATTTAGGTAAATTAGGTTTCAATTTCGGAATGCAGGGTGTACAGTTTACGGCAACTTCTACTACGGCAGAAAGCCAGATGCTTTCGAACCCTATGTATGTTCACAGTATTCCAAACAATAATGATAATCAGGATATCGTTAGTATGGGAACCAATGCTGCGGTGATCTGCAGAAAAGTCATTGAAAATGCGTTTGAAGTATTGGCCATTGAAGCTATTACAATTATTCAGGCTGTGGAATATCTTGGATTCCAGGATAAGGTTTCATCCTCTACAAAAAAACTGTATGATGATATCAGAAAGATTATTCCTGCTTTCTCTGATGATATGGTCATGTATCCGTATCTGGAAGAAGTAAAAAATTACCTGAAAGGAATGTAA
- a CDS encoding NAD(P)/FAD-dependent oxidoreductase: MSKESVDVLVIGAGPSGCVSSSYLKNNNVSVKVVEKTKFPRLVVGESLIPRVMDHFEEAGLFPALDKMGFEKKLGARFLRGDEVCIFDFSNKFGEGWDWTWQVPRADFDHTLAQEVMNKGIDLEFETEVIDIRFEGTNSVTTVRNKDGETKEIHAKFVIDSSGYGRVLPRLLDLEKPSKLSPHSAIFSHVNDINREPGEEGTLISFDIIETEVWLWVIPFSNGNTSVGIVGPTEYIDKLSENGDAAEALRKAISLSDYYVKRFGEVDFLFEPKHLKDYSCSVKSLFGDGFALTGNASEFLDPVFSSGMAFATESGMLAAKLALRQLNGEKIDWQTEYSDYILYGVDVFTTYVKEWYTGNLQELFFHQPENPDVKKKICAVLAGYVWNKDNPFVKKHDTVVKNLANLIKLEKQEQQNQA, from the coding sequence ATGAGCAAAGAATCTGTTGACGTTCTTGTAATCGGAGCCGGACCTTCCGGATGCGTGTCTTCTTCGTACCTGAAGAACAATAACGTCAGCGTAAAAGTAGTCGAAAAGACAAAGTTTCCAAGACTGGTTGTAGGAGAAAGCTTAATTCCAAGGGTCATGGACCACTTTGAGGAGGCCGGACTTTTCCCTGCATTAGACAAAATGGGCTTTGAAAAAAAGCTGGGAGCACGTTTCCTTCGCGGTGACGAAGTCTGCATTTTTGATTTCAGCAATAAATTCGGGGAAGGCTGGGACTGGACCTGGCAGGTTCCGAGAGCTGATTTTGATCATACGCTTGCTCAGGAAGTTATGAATAAAGGTATTGACCTTGAATTTGAAACCGAAGTGATCGATATCAGGTTCGAAGGAACCAATTCTGTGACTACGGTAAGAAATAAGGATGGAGAAACGAAAGAAATCCATGCGAAGTTTGTTATTGATTCCAGCGGTTACGGAAGAGTACTTCCCCGTCTGCTTGACTTAGAAAAACCTTCAAAACTGTCTCCTCACTCTGCTATTTTCTCTCATGTGAATGATATTAACAGGGAACCGGGGGAAGAAGGAACTTTGATTTCTTTTGACATTATTGAAACAGAGGTATGGCTTTGGGTAATTCCTTTTTCCAACGGAAATACCAGTGTAGGAATTGTAGGCCCTACTGAATATATTGACAAACTATCTGAAAACGGAGATGCTGCCGAAGCTTTGAGAAAGGCAATTTCTCTTTCAGATTATTATGTAAAACGTTTTGGAGAGGTAGATTTCCTTTTCGAACCTAAACATCTGAAAGACTATTCATGTTCAGTGAAAAGTTTATTCGGGGACGGATTTGCTTTAACGGGAAATGCCTCAGAATTCCTGGACCCTGTTTTCTCTTCAGGAATGGCTTTTGCCACAGAATCCGGAATGCTGGCCGCAAAACTGGCTTTAAGACAATTAAACGGAGAAAAAATCGACTGGCAGACCGAATACTCAGACTATATTTTATATGGTGTAGATGTTTTCACCACGTATGTAAAAGAATGGTATACGGGAAATCTTCAGGAACTATTTTTCCACCAGCCCGAAAACCCGGATGTAAAGAAAAAAATCTGTGCGGTTTTAGCAGGCTATGTCTGGAATAAAGATAATCCTTTTGTGAAAAAGCACGATACGGTGGTTAAAAATCTGGCTAACCTCATCAAATTAGAAAAACAGGAACAGCAAAATCAAGCATAA
- a CDS encoding acyl carrier protein — protein sequence MEREKIVAIVNDFLVNEFEVDGDEISNDANLKNTLGLDSLDYIDMVVVIESNFGVKLGEADFKKMVTFDDFYTTIEHKIAEKNA from the coding sequence ATGGAAAGGGAAAAAATTGTTGCTATCGTTAATGATTTTCTGGTCAACGAATTCGAGGTTGATGGAGATGAAATCAGTAATGATGCCAACCTTAAAAATACACTGGGCCTTGACAGCTTAGATTATATCGACATGGTAGTCGTGATCGAATCTAATTTCGGGGTGAAATTAGGAGAAGCAGATTTCAAAAAAATGGTAACATTCGATGATTTCTATACAACGATTGAACATAAGATTGCAGAAAAAAACGCGTAG
- the fabG gene encoding 3-oxoacyl-ACP reductase FabG: MKCAIVTGGSRGIGRAICIKLAEEKNYHILINYASNETAAKETLAKVEELGATGEILKFDVGNTEETQAVLTEWQEKNPDAVVEVIVNNAGITRDGLFMWMQKEDWNHVINTSLDGFFNVTNFFIQKLLRNKYGRIINMVSVSGVKGTAGQTNYSAAKGALVGATKALAQEVAKRNVTVNAVAPGFIKTDMTQDFNEEELKAMIPANRFGEAEEVADLVAFLASRKSSYITGEVININGGIYS; encoded by the coding sequence ATGAAATGTGCAATTGTAACAGGAGGCTCCAGAGGAATCGGGAGAGCAATCTGTATAAAACTGGCTGAAGAGAAAAACTATCACATCCTGATCAACTACGCTTCAAACGAAACGGCAGCCAAAGAAACATTGGCTAAAGTGGAAGAACTTGGAGCTACGGGAGAAATCCTTAAATTTGACGTAGGAAATACCGAAGAAACACAAGCCGTTTTAACGGAATGGCAGGAGAAAAACCCTGATGCCGTGGTAGAAGTGATTGTGAATAATGCCGGAATTACAAGAGACGGTCTTTTTATGTGGATGCAGAAAGAAGACTGGAACCATGTGATCAATACAAGTCTGGACGGATTTTTCAATGTAACCAATTTCTTTATCCAAAAGCTGCTTCGTAACAAATACGGAAGAATCATCAACATGGTTTCTGTATCTGGGGTAAAAGGAACCGCAGGCCAGACCAATTATTCTGCTGCAAAAGGAGCCTTGGTAGGCGCCACAAAAGCCCTTGCCCAGGAAGTTGCCAAAAGAAACGTTACCGTAAATGCTGTAGCTCCCGGCTTTATCAAAACAGATATGACTCAGGATTTTAATGAAGAAGAACTGAAAGCAATGATTCCAGCCAACAGATTCGGAGAAGCAGAGGAAGTGGCAGACCTTGTGGCATTTTTAGCATCTAGAAAATCTTCTTACATTACAGGAGAAGTGATTAATATTAACGGAGGAATTTATTCATAA
- a CDS encoding alpha/beta hydrolase: protein MKKLLALLLIIYSVLFFSQDRKEIGNSFIKALLIDKNTEKAHSYFDPSVAGQIPADQLTSITEQLQGQLGGLKNILEVNNEGNTYYYYSEFEKTKLDVQLTFSENNKLLGFFLVPHKTFEKADEKNTLKIKSDGIELNGTLLVPPSDNKKRLVIFVHGSGPQDRDETIGENKPFKDIAEYLLANGIASYRYDKRTYSYPETFNEKSTVEEETINDAVNTAGYFKNSADFKGYQIVILGHSQGAYLMPEIAKKAQASKYVFMAGNARPLQDLLVEQYEYLHSIDPTKVPSEAVQEIKKQVTFLNSSQFNLNSPSSELPLGQSATYWQYLKNYNQLNEVKKIKVPMFFAQGGRDYQVTEKDFNLWKTVLKNNKAAVFRLYPSLSHLFITGSGKPSPKDYEAKGKVDEQFLKDLVQFILQ from the coding sequence ATGAAAAAACTTTTAGCCTTACTATTGATTATTTATTCTGTGTTGTTCTTTTCTCAGGATAGAAAAGAGATCGGAAACAGTTTCATCAAAGCTTTGCTGATAGATAAAAATACAGAAAAAGCACATTCTTATTTTGATCCTTCCGTAGCCGGACAAATTCCGGCAGACCAGCTTACATCTATCACTGAGCAGCTTCAGGGACAGCTTGGAGGATTAAAAAATATTCTTGAAGTGAATAATGAAGGAAACACATACTATTACTATTCCGAATTTGAAAAAACAAAACTGGATGTTCAGCTTACCTTTAGCGAGAACAATAAGTTGCTGGGTTTCTTTTTGGTTCCTCATAAAACATTTGAAAAGGCGGATGAAAAAAACACCCTTAAAATAAAAAGTGATGGTATTGAACTGAACGGAACATTATTAGTTCCCCCTTCCGACAATAAAAAAAGATTGGTTATTTTCGTCCACGGTTCCGGACCCCAGGACAGAGATGAAACCATCGGAGAAAACAAACCGTTTAAAGACATCGCAGAATATCTCTTGGCCAACGGAATTGCTTCTTACCGGTATGATAAAAGAACCTATTCCTATCCGGAAACTTTCAATGAAAAATCTACTGTAGAAGAAGAAACCATTAATGATGCTGTAAATACAGCCGGGTATTTTAAGAATAGTGCAGATTTTAAAGGATATCAGATTGTCATTCTCGGACACAGCCAGGGAGCGTATCTGATGCCTGAAATTGCAAAAAAAGCTCAGGCTTCAAAGTATGTTTTTATGGCCGGAAATGCAAGGCCGCTTCAGGACCTGTTAGTGGAGCAATACGAGTATCTTCATTCAATTGATCCGACTAAAGTTCCTTCCGAAGCGGTTCAGGAAATAAAAAAGCAGGTTACATTTTTAAACTCATCCCAATTTAATCTGAATTCACCATCATCTGAGCTTCCTTTGGGACAATCTGCCACATACTGGCAGTATTTGAAGAATTATAACCAGCTTAATGAAGTGAAGAAAATTAAAGTTCCAATGTTTTTTGCCCAGGGTGGGAGAGACTATCAGGTGACTGAAAAAGATTTTAATCTCTGGAAAACTGTGCTGAAAAATAATAAAGCAGCAGTATTTAGATTGTATCCTTCCTTAAGTCATTTATTCATAACAGGTTCCGGAAAACCCTCCCCAAAAGATTATGAAGCAAAAGGAAAAGTGGATGAGCAGTTTTTGAAAGATCTCGTGCAGTTTATTTTGCAATAA
- a CDS encoding C45 family autoproteolytic acyltransferase/hydolase, translating into MKKTDLFHPSYKKVLFYLTFCFFLTSCGISKPVKHIPDVKKYALVVPEVTQINDSTFSSNQNYLTKNRQQLWELYIKGNPLQLGYNNGALTQRLMQKQEDIFFSKVEGFVPSKFRQRLLRGFLKWYNRKMYLNVREDYQAELYGLSQYSSDEYDFIAPKYLRSLYLHGAHDIGHAMQDLAMVGCSSLAVWNENTEDGELLIGRNFDFYVGDDFAKNKLVEFVQPEEGIPYMSVSWPGMIGVVSGMNKEGITVTINAGKSKIPWTAKTPISLVTREILQFAGNIEEAIAIAKKRKVFVSESILVGSAHDKIAVIIEVSPKNFGVYKVQNTSRVLCTNHFQSDAYKDDRRNQKHIKESHSEYRYEKLQELVQEEKKITPEKMASILRNTSGLHNKSIGYGNEKALNQLLAHHAVIFSPQKKLVWVSSNPYQLGEFVCYDLNEVFSGKPLSQSLLAKTGLNIARDPFADSEEFGYYEQSKMLGREISEAAANKDILLSDDLIPYYQSMNPDFWLVYYQSGKYYYHQKEYSKAKIDFEKALTKEITTVPDRENVEKYLRKTLKKLK; encoded by the coding sequence GTGAAAAAAACTGATCTCTTTCATCCATCTTATAAAAAAGTGCTCTTTTATCTTACTTTTTGTTTTTTCCTCACCTCGTGCGGAATATCTAAGCCTGTTAAGCACATTCCTGATGTCAAAAAATATGCTTTGGTGGTTCCGGAAGTAACTCAAATCAACGACAGCACTTTCAGCTCTAATCAGAATTATCTTACCAAAAACAGGCAGCAGCTCTGGGAACTTTATATCAAAGGAAATCCTTTGCAGCTGGGATATAATAACGGAGCATTAACGCAAAGGCTAATGCAGAAACAGGAAGATATTTTCTTCTCAAAAGTGGAAGGCTTTGTGCCGTCAAAATTCAGACAAAGGCTGCTAAGAGGCTTTTTAAAATGGTACAACAGAAAAATGTACCTCAATGTAAGAGAAGACTATCAGGCAGAACTGTACGGATTATCACAATATTCATCTGATGAGTACGACTTTATTGCGCCAAAATATTTAAGAAGTCTTTATCTGCACGGTGCTCATGATATTGGGCATGCTATGCAGGATCTCGCCATGGTAGGGTGCAGTTCTCTTGCCGTATGGAACGAAAATACCGAAGATGGAGAACTTCTGATCGGAAGAAATTTTGATTTTTATGTAGGAGATGATTTTGCCAAAAATAAACTGGTGGAATTTGTTCAGCCGGAAGAAGGAATTCCCTACATGTCCGTAAGCTGGCCGGGAATGATTGGTGTTGTCTCAGGGATGAATAAAGAAGGAATTACCGTGACAATTAACGCCGGAAAATCAAAAATTCCCTGGACGGCAAAAACACCTATTTCACTTGTTACAAGAGAAATTCTTCAATTTGCCGGAAATATTGAAGAAGCTATTGCTATTGCTAAAAAAAGAAAGGTTTTCGTTTCAGAATCTATCCTGGTAGGAAGTGCTCATGACAAAATTGCGGTAATCATTGAAGTTTCACCTAAAAACTTCGGTGTGTACAAAGTACAAAATACCAGCAGAGTTCTTTGTACCAACCATTTCCAGTCGGATGCCTATAAAGATGACAGGAGAAATCAGAAGCACATTAAAGAAAGCCATTCCGAATACCGTTATGAAAAGCTTCAGGAACTTGTGCAGGAAGAAAAAAAGATCACTCCGGAAAAAATGGCTTCCATTTTAAGAAATACGTCCGGCTTGCACAATAAAAGTATCGGGTATGGTAATGAAAAAGCACTCAATCAGCTTCTGGCTCATCATGCCGTTATATTTTCGCCTCAGAAAAAATTGGTTTGGGTTTCCTCCAATCCTTATCAGCTGGGAGAATTTGTGTGCTATGACCTGAATGAAGTTTTTTCTGGTAAACCTTTATCACAAAGCCTGCTGGCAAAAACAGGATTGAATATTGCAAGAGATCCTTTTGCGGATTCAGAAGAATTCGGGTATTATGAACAGTCTAAAATGCTGGGCAGGGAAATCAGTGAGGCGGCAGCAAATAAAGATATACTGTTGTCGGATGATCTTATTCCCTATTATCAATCTATGAACCCTGATTTTTGGCTGGTCTATTATCAGTCCGGGAAATATTATTATCACCAAAAAGAATATTCTAAAGCCAAGATTGATTTTGAAAAAGCTTTGACGAAAGAGATTACAACGGTTCCTGACCGTGAAAATGTAGAAAAATACCTTAGAAAAACTTTAAAGAAACTGAAATGA
- a CDS encoding beta-ketoacyl-[acyl-carrier-protein] synthase family protein yields MENRVVITGMGIYSCIGTSLEEVRESLYQGKSGIVLDPDRKEFGFRSGLTGVVPKPDLKNLLNRRQRISMGEESEYAYLATIDALKQANLDEEFLDSHEVGILYGNDSVSQAVVESIDIAREKKDTTLMGSGAIFKSMNSTVTMNLSTIFKLKGINLTISAACASGSHSLGLAYMMIKNGFQDMIICGGAQETNKYSMASFDGLGVFSAREDEPAKASRPFDAERDGLIPSGGAATLIVESLESAQRRGAPIIAEIIGYGFSSNGGHISTPNVDGPALAMDRALKQSGLKASDIDYINAHATSTPIGDANEAKAIYEIFGGDVPVSSTKSMTGHECWMAGASEVIYSILMMQNDFVAPNINLENPDNEAQKINLVAKTKNQKIDVFLSNSFGFGGTNSALIVKKFD; encoded by the coding sequence ATGGAAAATAGGGTAGTAATTACCGGAATGGGAATTTATTCCTGCATCGGGACCTCTTTAGAAGAGGTCAGGGAATCCCTATATCAAGGAAAATCCGGTATTGTTTTAGATCCGGACAGAAAAGAATTTGGCTTCAGATCAGGCCTTACAGGAGTTGTTCCTAAACCGGACCTTAAAAACCTTTTAAACAGACGCCAGCGTATCAGTATGGGAGAAGAAAGCGAATATGCTTATCTGGCAACTATTGATGCTTTAAAACAGGCCAATCTGGACGAAGAATTCTTAGATTCTCATGAAGTGGGAATTTTATACGGAAACGACAGTGTTTCCCAGGCAGTAGTAGAATCTATTGACATTGCAAGAGAAAAGAAAGATACAACATTGATGGGATCGGGAGCGATCTTTAAATCAATGAACTCAACGGTAACGATGAACCTTTCAACCATTTTTAAGCTGAAAGGAATTAATCTTACCATCAGTGCAGCATGTGCAAGCGGATCCCATTCTTTGGGGCTGGCTTATATGATGATTAAAAACGGGTTTCAGGATATGATTATCTGCGGGGGTGCTCAGGAAACCAACAAATATTCCATGGCAAGCTTTGACGGACTGGGAGTTTTCTCAGCCAGGGAAGATGAGCCCGCAAAAGCATCCAGACCTTTCGATGCTGAAAGAGACGGCCTGATTCCGAGTGGCGGTGCTGCCACACTCATTGTGGAAAGTTTAGAATCTGCCCAAAGAAGAGGAGCTCCCATCATTGCTGAAATTATCGGGTATGGTTTTTCTTCAAACGGAGGCCATATTTCGACACCCAATGTGGACGGACCTGCCTTAGCGATGGACAGAGCCTTAAAGCAGTCAGGACTCAAAGCTTCAGACATAGATTATATCAATGCTCATGCAACTTCCACCCCAATTGGTGATGCCAATGAAGCGAAAGCCATTTATGAGATTTTCGGGGGTGATGTTCCGGTAAGCTCTACCAAATCTATGACGGGGCACGAGTGCTGGATGGCTGGTGCAAGTGAAGTAATCTACTCAATTCTAATGATGCAGAACGATTTTGTAGCACCCAATATTAACCTGGAAAACCCTGATAATGAAGCACAAAAGATAAATTTAGTCGCAAAAACAAAAAATCAAAAAATTGATGTATTTTTGTCGAATTCTTTTGGGTTTGGGGGAACCAATTCTGCACTAATAGTTAAAAAATTTGATTAA
- a CDS encoding phytoene desaturase family protein has translation MKKEYDILVIGSGLGGLVSALILAKEGLKVCVLEKNNQYGGNLQTFSRDKLIFDTGVHYLGGLGKGQNLNQFFSYLEIMDDLELHPMDEDGYDRISFGDDEIEYPHAQGYQNFVEQLSRYFPEEKENLENYCEEIQYVCSQFPRYNVIGKESYNEEILHLNTKRFIESVTHNKKLQAVLLGSNFLYAGDSENVPFYVHALTVNSYIQSAYKCVKGGSQISKLLIRKLREYGAEVHKHSEVSEFVFTENNMLTSVKTKTGKEYSAKQFISNIEIRSTIRLIGEERLKKSFLNRVLSWKPVSSCFSIYLVLHPNSVPNFNCNRYHYASEERVWKAFRYTKELWPETYMLSSTPSRRHPEFAESLTAISYMDFEEVKEWEDTFNTVADEHERGAAYERFKLGKTEKLLDALEKKIPNLRHAIKTIYTSSPLSYRDYIGNFEGNMYGYMKSSENPLRTMVSPRTKIDNLFLTGQSVNMHGILGVTIGAFNTCAEIIGKETIDRRLTQMINKNPSEKN, from the coding sequence TTGAAGAAAGAATACGACATACTTGTAATCGGAAGCGGATTGGGAGGTCTTGTTTCAGCTCTTATTCTGGCAAAAGAAGGCCTGAAAGTATGCGTTCTGGAGAAGAATAACCAATATGGCGGCAATCTCCAGACTTTTTCACGGGACAAACTGATCTTTGATACAGGAGTGCATTATCTTGGAGGTTTAGGCAAAGGGCAGAATCTGAACCAGTTCTTTTCCTATCTTGAAATTATGGATGATCTTGAACTCCATCCCATGGATGAAGACGGCTATGACAGGATCAGCTTTGGAGATGATGAAATTGAATATCCACATGCACAGGGATATCAGAATTTTGTGGAGCAGCTTTCCAGATACTTCCCTGAGGAGAAGGAAAACCTTGAAAACTATTGTGAAGAAATTCAGTATGTATGCAGCCAGTTTCCCAGATATAATGTGATCGGAAAAGAAAGCTACAATGAGGAAATACTGCATCTTAATACCAAAAGATTCATCGAATCCGTTACGCATAACAAAAAACTTCAGGCGGTTTTACTGGGGTCTAACTTCTTATATGCCGGAGATTCGGAGAACGTACCCTTTTATGTGCATGCCTTAACGGTAAATTCTTACATACAAAGTGCTTACAAATGTGTAAAAGGAGGAAGCCAGATCTCTAAACTTCTGATCAGAAAACTTCGGGAGTATGGGGCAGAAGTGCATAAGCATTCAGAAGTGTCTGAATTTGTTTTCACTGAAAATAACATGCTGACCTCTGTAAAAACAAAAACAGGAAAAGAATACAGCGCAAAACAATTTATATCAAACATAGAAATCCGTTCCACCATTAGGCTGATAGGAGAAGAAAGACTGAAAAAATCCTTTTTGAACAGGGTTTTAAGCTGGAAACCGGTTTCCTCATGTTTTAGTATTTATTTGGTCCTGCACCCAAACAGCGTTCCAAATTTCAATTGTAACAGATATCATTATGCATCAGAAGAGCGGGTCTGGAAGGCATTCCGATATACGAAGGAATTATGGCCGGAAACCTATATGCTTTCTTCTACACCTTCCAGGCGTCATCCGGAATTTGCAGAAAGTCTTACCGCTATTTCTTATATGGATTTTGAAGAGGTGAAAGAGTGGGAAGATACCTTCAATACCGTAGCGGATGAACATGAAAGAGGAGCGGCTTATGAAAGATTTAAGCTGGGAAAAACTGAAAAACTGCTTGATGCCTTAGAAAAGAAGATTCCCAATCTGAGGCATGCTATTAAAACCATATATACTTCTTCTCCTTTATCTTACCGGGACTATATCGGGAACTTTGAAGGCAATATGTACGGTTACATGAAAAGTTCTGAGAATCCCCTCAGAACAATGGTTTCTCCCCGTACGAAAATTGACAACCTTTTTCTTACCGGGCAATCCGTTAATATGCACGGTATTTTAGGTGTTACCATTGGTGCCTTTAATACCTGCGCAGAAATTATAGGAAAAGAAACAATTGACAGAAGGCTGACACAAATGATTAATAAAAACCCGAGTGAAAAAAACTGA
- a CDS encoding LpxL/LpxP family acyltransferase, with translation MNKWKGKSKGTVLGYRIFVWCIRNIGIRSSYGVLYFVAAYYSLFQKKSNQYIFYYFQQRLTYGYWKSKASIFKSYFTFGKVLIDKTAISAGLREKYTYEFDGIENLRNLLAAKKGGVLISAHIGNFEIAEHFFADIDFDCQINLVTTDQEVTVIKEYLESVAVKKSNIKFIYVKEDMSHIFEINKALSDNELICFTGDRYFEGSKYLEAELLGKKAKFPAGPFLIASRLGVPVVYVYVMKENNLHYHLYARVAQNIKNRDSQGLLQSYVDNLETMVKKYPLQWFNYFDFWDDVD, from the coding sequence ATGAACAAGTGGAAAGGTAAATCTAAAGGAACAGTACTCGGATACAGAATATTTGTCTGGTGTATTAGAAATATCGGAATCAGAAGTTCATATGGAGTGTTGTACTTTGTGGCGGCCTACTACTCGCTGTTTCAGAAGAAAAGCAACCAATACATCTTTTATTATTTTCAGCAAAGGCTCACTTACGGATACTGGAAATCCAAAGCCTCTATCTTTAAAAGCTATTTTACCTTCGGAAAAGTTCTGATTGATAAAACTGCTATTTCTGCTGGGCTCAGAGAAAAATATACCTACGAATTTGACGGAATTGAAAACCTCAGAAATCTTCTTGCCGCTAAAAAAGGAGGAGTACTGATCAGTGCTCATATCGGAAATTTTGAAATTGCCGAACATTTCTTTGCGGACATTGATTTTGACTGTCAGATCAATCTGGTAACCACAGATCAGGAAGTAACCGTCATCAAAGAATATCTGGAAAGCGTTGCCGTAAAAAAGAGCAATATCAAATTTATTTACGTAAAAGAAGACATGTCGCATATCTTTGAGATCAATAAAGCATTGTCTGATAATGAATTAATTTGTTTTACAGGCGACCGTTATTTCGAAGGATCCAAATATCTGGAAGCAGAACTGCTGGGGAAAAAAGCAAAATTCCCGGCGGGTCCGTTCTTGATCGCCTCAAGATTAGGAGTGCCCGTAGTGTACGTCTATGTGATGAAAGAAAATAACCTTCATTACCATCTGTATGCAAGGGTTGCCCAGAATATTAAAAATCGTGATTCACAAGGACTTTTACAGTCTTATGTTGATAATCTTGAGACTATGGTAAAAAAATACCCTCTTCAGTGGTTTAATTATTTTGATTTTTGGGATGATGTTGATTAA